The Halotia branconii CENA392 region AAATAGGTAATTTTTCTTCATCTCCCTTGCACCCCGCACCCTGCCCCAGTTCCTCTTCTTTATGCCCAATGACAGATTAAAATTAAATCAACAACCAAGCAGGTACATAACCATGTTTGTTACAGCCCAACAGCTAGAAAAACAGATGCCCGATGCAACTCGGTTGTTAAGTGATGAGCCAGAAATGGAAACTTCGTTGCATTATATGCAGTTATTGCTGCTAGTAACTTGCCTAGAGTGGCTGTGGCGCGACCATAATGATTTCTTTATAGGTGCGAATCTGACGATTTATTTTAGCCGCCAGCAGTTACGAAACCGAGATTTCCGGGGGCCAGACTTTTTTTTAGTGAAAGATACCGAAAAGCATCCTCGTAGTTCTTGGGTAGTCTGGGAGGAAGACGGTCGTTATCCAGATTTAATTATTGAATTACTTTCAGAAAGTACAGCTGATGTTGACCGGAATTTAAAGAAAAGCCTATATGAGAATCGCTTTCATACACCGGAATATTTTTGGTTTTCGCCGGAAAATTTGGAATTTGTCGGTTTTGAACTGGTTGGCAATAAGTACCAAGAAATTGTACCCGATAGACGCGGGTGGTGTTGGAGTGAGGTGCTTGGTCTGTATTTAGGTGTAGAAAATGGTAAATTGCGATATTTTACATTTGATGGAGAATTAGTGCCAACACCGGAGGAAGCTGCTATGGAAGCGCAACAGGCAGCCATCGAAGCGCAACAGATAGCCATCGAAATGCAACAGACAGCCATTGAGGCACAGCAACAAGTGTCTCAAACTGAATTGCGGTTAGAAGAAGAACAACAGCGATCGCAGCGACTAGCGGAGCATTTGCGATCTCTAGGCGTTGACCCAGATAGTTTAAATTAAGTTAATAATGGCAATGATAGCCTCAGAGGAACTAATTCATCAATTAACAGGTCTTGCGGAGGTAAAATATGCTGAGGAAGGTATTAATAACTTTTATATTCAACAGGGGAGCTTAAAATAAACTTTTGGTGGTAAGCTAATGCAGCAAAATAAACTTTGATATTATAAGATGCGCGAATAACTAGCTTGTGGTGGGTGGTGGTTTTTAAGAATGATACTTTCACTTAAAGATAATTTAAATTGGTTGCGAGCGCGCCGCTACTGGGAATTGCTGCATGTTTTAGTATCGCGGAATCTTAAAGTGCGCTACCGAGGGTCATTCCTGGGAGTTTACTGGTCACTATTAAACCCGTTGATTATGACGGGGTTGTACACTGCTATTTTTGGGGCTACTTTTGCAACATACTATGGTAATTCGATACTAAATTATATGTTGGCGGCTTTTACCGGACTAGTAGTAATCAATTTTTTTTCTGCTTCTACGATGCAAGCCTTAATAAGCGTAGTAACAAACGGGTCGCTTTTAAATAAAATTCGTTTACCAGTCAGCATTTTTCCCATATCAATGATTGCAGCAAATGTATTTCAGTTTGCGATTGGGGTGTTTCCCTTAGTTGCAGTGATGACTTTTATTAATTCCAAGAGTTTAATAAATGTCCTGGCACTAATGTTCCCA contains the following coding sequences:
- a CDS encoding Uma2 family endonuclease, whose translation is MFVTAQQLEKQMPDATRLLSDEPEMETSLHYMQLLLLVTCLEWLWRDHNDFFIGANLTIYFSRQQLRNRDFRGPDFFLVKDTEKHPRSSWVVWEEDGRYPDLIIELLSESTADVDRNLKKSLYENRFHTPEYFWFSPENLEFVGFELVGNKYQEIVPDRRGWCWSEVLGLYLGVENGKLRYFTFDGELVPTPEEAAMEAQQAAIEAQQIAIEMQQTAIEAQQQVSQTELRLEEEQQRSQRLAEHLRSLGVDPDSLN
- a CDS encoding ABC transporter permease, yielding MILSLKDNLNWLRARRYWELLHVLVSRNLKVRYRGSFLGVYWSLLNPLIMTGLYTAIFGATFATYYGNSILNYMLAAFTGLVVINFFSASTMQALISVVTNGSLLNKIRLPVSIFPISMIAANVFQFAIGVFPLVAVMTFINSKSLINVLALMFPILALILVCTGVGFLVSALYVFFRDLPYFYELVVFVLWISSPVFYPAAIVPKIIQPFLGLNPLSPIIESLRQITLSGLPPDLGLVWSALLSGIIILLFGWTCFQLWRHQFMDLL